The Salvelinus fontinalis isolate EN_2023a chromosome 39, ASM2944872v1, whole genome shotgun sequence genome has a window encoding:
- the crebl2 gene encoding cAMP-responsive element-binding protein-like 2 — protein MDDSKMVGGKVKKPGKRGRKPAKIDLKAKLERSRQSARECRARKKLRYQYLEELVSSKERAICALREELEMYKQWCTAMDQGKIPSEIKALLTGDEQKPPQSSSTKSLKNSNQS, from the exons ATGGATGACAGCAAG ATGGTGGGAGGCAAAGTCAAGAAACCCGGTAAACGAGGCCGTAAACCCGCTAAGATTGATCTGAAAGCGAAGTTGGAGAGGAGTCGGCAGAGCGCCCGGGAGTGCCGAGCCAGGAAGAAGCTCCGGTATCAGTACCTAGAGGAACTCGTGTCCAGCAAGGAGAGGGCCATCTGCGCCCTGAGGGAGGAGCTGGAGATG TACAAGCAGTGGTGTACAGCCATGGACCAGGGCAAGATCCCGTCTGAGATAAAGGCCCTGCTGACGGGAGACGAACAGAAGCCTCCTCAGAGCTCCTCCACCAAGAGCTTGAAGAACAGCAACCAGAGCTAA